The following are encoded together in the Acinetobacter radioresistens DSM 6976 = NBRC 102413 = CIP 103788 genome:
- a CDS encoding AOC03_06830 family ribosome hibernation factor, which translates to MLHQEMQKILQDLQKVQAKPAVSIFVKTHRTFPDNEKDPIALKNQLKAAEDCLKKKHGAEITQQVMRKIHQELDDFRPNYNLDTLAIFASPEQAHVLRFPFDTVERVVINDQFAVRDILKSLSSAVHYYALVITREKGRLIEAIDDRVIHEFNPEDTDLLENLPYGAFPVVTDSLATTSAAERSINEDKYLKEFLNHIDKNLQAVLGRRNLPVILIGDKRNIGFYKEICDQPNVIIATVDNVTYLDNGDAQHIVNSIQPALQHYQQQRQLQARQNMQSLYGTPRIRTDLQEIYRAALEGNTATLYVRQGHTLPGQLAPEQQSVILNDAGDTEPRTNDVIDDLIELVRKNSGQVMFLDQTMMEGHDPLVLATRY; encoded by the coding sequence ATGCTTCATCAGGAAATGCAAAAAATATTACAGGACTTGCAAAAGGTTCAGGCGAAACCGGCGGTCAGTATCTTTGTCAAAACTCACCGTACTTTTCCAGATAATGAAAAAGATCCGATTGCTTTAAAAAATCAACTCAAAGCTGCTGAAGATTGCTTGAAGAAAAAACATGGTGCAGAAATTACCCAGCAGGTCATGCGAAAAATTCACCAGGAGCTGGATGACTTCAGACCAAATTATAATCTTGATACGCTGGCTATTTTTGCCTCGCCGGAACAGGCGCATGTATTGCGGTTTCCATTTGATACAGTGGAGCGTGTAGTAATCAATGATCAGTTTGCTGTACGTGATATTTTAAAAAGCCTATCTTCTGCTGTGCATTATTATGCACTGGTTATTACCCGTGAAAAGGGCCGTCTGATTGAGGCAATTGATGACAGGGTTATTCACGAATTTAACCCAGAAGATACTGATTTACTCGAAAATCTGCCTTATGGTGCTTTTCCGGTAGTAACTGACAGTTTGGCCACTACCAGTGCTGCTGAACGTTCTATCAATGAAGATAAATATCTCAAAGAGTTCTTAAATCACATTGACAAGAACCTGCAGGCAGTTTTAGGCAGACGTAACTTGCCTGTAATTCTGATCGGTGACAAACGTAATATCGGTTTTTATAAAGAAATTTGTGACCAGCCTAATGTAATAATCGCCACTGTTGATAATGTAACTTATCTGGATAACGGTGATGCCCAACATATTGTTAACAGTATTCAGCCTGCGCTACAGCACTACCAGCAGCAGCGGCAATTACAGGCACGACAGAATATGCAGTCGCTTTATGGCACCCCAAGAATTCGGACAGATCTCCAGGAAATTTATCGGGCAGCATTAGAAGGTAATACTGCAACGCTTTATGTGCGTCAGGGTCACACACTACCGGGCCAACTGGCTCCTGAACAGCAGAGCGTTATACTAAATGATGCAGGCGATACAGAACCCCGGACTAATGATGTTATTGATGACCTCATTGAACTGGTCAGAAAAAATAGTGGTCAGGTTATGTTTCTAGATCAGACCATGATGGAAGGTCATGACCCTCTGGTTTTAGCTACCCGTTATTAA
- the tusA gene encoding sulfurtransferase TusA — protein MSEPALTPDIQLNTRGLRCPEPVMMLHQAIRKVKTGDVVEVFATDPSTSWDIPKFCMHLGHELLLQEELTDTEQHKEYHYLVRKG, from the coding sequence ATGTCTGAACCTGCGTTAACGCCTGATATCCAGTTAAATACTCGTGGGTTACGTTGCCCAGAGCCAGTAATGATGCTGCATCAGGCTATTCGAAAAGTAAAAACGGGTGATGTCGTCGAGGTATTCGCAACTGATCCTTCAACCTCTTGGGATATCCCGAAATTCTGTATGCACTTGGGTCACGAGCTACTGCTTCAGGAAGAATTAACAGATACTGAACAGCATAAGGAATATCATTACCTGGTACGTAAGGGTTAA
- a CDS encoding LysE/ArgO family amino acid transporter: MSSCLSGLVLGFSLIMAIGAQNAFVLKQGLLRQHVFAVALVCALSDALLISLGVFGFAHLLSQQEGLIQAMKWFGAIFLFGYGLRSFYQAYRAQEGLHASKQKTASLRQTILLCLTFSWLNPHVYLDTVVLLGSISSQYSNKMAFASGAVSASFIFFFSLAFGARLLEPVFEKPKAWKILDIIIGMIMWLIAASLIVEA; the protein is encoded by the coding sequence GTGAGTAGTTGTTTATCTGGCCTGGTTTTAGGGTTCTCCTTGATTATGGCGATTGGGGCACAAAATGCCTTTGTGTTAAAACAGGGGTTGCTTCGTCAGCATGTATTTGCAGTAGCTCTAGTTTGTGCGCTGTCCGATGCACTACTGATTTCTCTTGGTGTTTTTGGCTTTGCCCATCTCTTAAGCCAGCAGGAAGGTCTCATTCAGGCGATGAAATGGTTTGGCGCCATTTTTCTGTTTGGTTACGGACTACGCAGTTTTTATCAGGCCTATAGAGCACAGGAAGGTTTACATGCTTCAAAACAGAAAACTGCTTCTCTGCGTCAGACTATACTGCTATGTTTAACTTTTTCCTGGCTTAATCCCCATGTTTATTTAGATACCGTGGTTCTGCTCGGATCAATCTCATCCCAGTATAGTAATAAGATGGCCTTTGCCAGCGGCGCAGTATCTGCATCCTTTATATTCTTTTTCAGTTTGGCTTTTGGTGCAAGATTATTGGAGCCCGTTTTTGAAAAGCCCAAGGCATGGAAAATTCTGGATATTATAATTGGCATGATTATGTGGCTAATTGCAGCTTCACTGATCGTTGAAGCCTGA
- a CDS encoding electron transfer flavoprotein-ubiquinone oxidoreductase, producing MEHVERESMEFDVVIVGAGPAGLSAAIRIRQLAIENNLPDLSVCVVEKGSEVGAHILSGAVLEPRAMNELFPDWKELGAPLNVPVTEDRTFFLLSDTTSKEAPHWMVPKTMHNDGNYVISLGNIVRWLGAKAEELEVSIFPGFAASEILYHEDGSVRGIQTGDMGIGKDGQPTHNFMPGYELLAKYTLFAEGCRGHLGKRLIQKFNLDKDADPQHYGIGIKELWEIDPAKHKPGLVMHGAGWPLSETGSSGGWWLYHAENNQVTLGMIVDLSYKNPHMFPFAEMQRWKTHPLIRQYLEGGKRISYGARAVTKGGLNSLPKLTFPGGCLIGDDAGFLNFAKIKGSHTAMKSGMLCGEAVFEAIARGVEKGGEVGYARAAEGEDFFEKELTAYTDKFNHSWLKEELYSSRNFGPAMHKFGQWIGGAFNFIDQNVFKVPFTLHDLLPDFKALKTVEAESFKPNYPKPDGKLTFDRLSSVFVSNTVHEENQPSHLKLADASIPVEVNLPKYDEPAQRYCPAGVYEIVQEETGPRFQINAANCVHCKTCDIKDPSQNITWVTPEGGGGPNYPNM from the coding sequence ATGGAACACGTCGAACGTGAATCGATGGAGTTTGACGTAGTGATCGTTGGTGCAGGACCTGCAGGTCTTTCAGCTGCGATCCGCATCCGTCAACTGGCGATTGAAAACAACCTACCCGATCTTTCCGTTTGTGTCGTCGAAAAAGGTTCCGAAGTTGGTGCGCATATTCTTTCAGGTGCTGTACTTGAACCCCGGGCCATGAATGAACTCTTCCCCGACTGGAAAGAGCTCGGTGCTCCGCTTAATGTCCCCGTGACTGAAGACAGAACCTTTTTCCTGCTCTCTGACACCACCTCCAAAGAAGCACCGCACTGGATGGTACCAAAAACCATGCATAATGATGGCAACTACGTCATCTCGCTGGGCAATATCGTACGCTGGCTGGGTGCCAAGGCAGAGGAGCTGGAAGTCTCGATCTTCCCGGGCTTTGCTGCATCAGAAATCCTCTACCATGAAGATGGTTCGGTCCGCGGAATCCAGACCGGTGACATGGGCATTGGCAAAGATGGACAGCCAACCCATAACTTTATGCCAGGCTACGAGTTGCTGGCCAAATATACCCTGTTTGCCGAAGGCTGCCGTGGCCATTTGGGCAAGCGCCTGATCCAGAAATTCAACCTGGATAAAGATGCCGATCCGCAGCACTACGGCATCGGTATTAAAGAGCTATGGGAAATTGATCCTGCCAAGCACAAGCCGGGTCTGGTGATGCACGGTGCCGGCTGGCCGTTGTCAGAGACCGGTTCGTCTGGGGGCTGGTGGCTATACCATGCCGAAAATAACCAGGTGACGCTGGGCATGATTGTCGACCTGTCGTACAAGAATCCGCATATGTTCCCGTTTGCTGAAATGCAGCGCTGGAAGACTCATCCCCTGATCAGACAATACCTCGAAGGCGGCAAGCGGATTTCTTATGGCGCGCGTGCAGTCACCAAAGGTGGCCTGAACTCGTTGCCAAAGCTGACCTTCCCGGGCGGCTGCCTCATCGGTGATGATGCGGGTTTCCTGAACTTTGCCAAGATCAAGGGTTCACACACTGCCATGAAGTCCGGCATGCTCTGCGGTGAAGCGGTATTTGAAGCGATTGCCCGCGGTGTAGAAAAAGGTGGTGAAGTGGGCTATGCCCGTGCGGCCGAAGGCGAAGACTTCTTTGAAAAGGAACTGACTGCCTATACCGACAAGTTCAACCATAGCTGGCTGAAAGAAGAGCTGTACAGCTCCCGTAACTTTGGCCCGGCCATGCACAAGTTTGGCCAGTGGATTGGCGGTGCATTTAACTTTATTGACCAGAATGTGTTTAAGGTTCCGTTTACCCTGCATGACCTGCTGCCCGACTTCAAGGCCCTGAAAACTGTAGAGGCAGAAAGCTTCAAGCCCAACTATCCGAAACCGGATGGCAAGCTGACCTTTGACCGTCTGTCTTCTGTCTTTGTATCCAACACGGTACATGAGGAAAACCAGCCGTCTCACCTCAAGCTGGCTGATGCGTCTATTCCGGTTGAGGTCAACCTGCCGAAATATGACGAGCCGGCACAGCGTTACTGTCCGGCCGGGGTTTACGAGATTGTTCAGGAAGAGACTGGACCACGGTTCCAGATCAATGCAGCGAACTGTGTGCACTGCAAGACCTGTGACATCAAGGACCCTTCACAGAACATCACATGGGTAACACCGGAAGGTGGTGGTGGTCCTAACTATCCAAATATGTAA
- a CDS encoding DUF1285 domain-containing protein, with protein sequence MVKQNNSLEELKESPQKDDKNLLSIAQYIKDAQQSHKRSIPPVDQWQPKRCGKMDLSVKANGEWWHEGQLIKRQSLLDLFSSVLWKENDQFYLKTPAEQIEIKVEDEPLFVNQVNQIKLNGKQYIELTTTNQDVVIVDEDHPIFMREYEGELRPYVHVRFGINALIQRQSFYHLVQYGELEENAEGKTILHLQSGDLHLQLGT encoded by the coding sequence ATGGTAAAACAAAATAATTCGCTTGAAGAGCTGAAAGAATCGCCACAAAAAGATGATAAAAACTTACTGAGCATTGCACAATACATAAAAGATGCACAGCAAAGTCACAAAAGGTCAATTCCCCCGGTTGACCAGTGGCAGCCAAAGCGTTGTGGCAAAATGGATTTAAGCGTAAAAGCCAATGGAGAATGGTGGCACGAAGGTCAACTGATTAAGAGACAGTCACTTTTAGACCTGTTTTCAAGTGTGCTCTGGAAAGAGAATGATCAGTTTTATTTAAAAACTCCGGCCGAGCAGATTGAGATTAAAGTAGAGGATGAACCGTTATTTGTTAATCAGGTGAACCAGATCAAGCTCAATGGTAAACAATATATAGAGCTAACCACTACTAATCAGGATGTGGTAATTGTTGATGAAGACCATCCAATTTTTATGCGTGAATATGAGGGTGAGTTACGACCTTATGTACATGTACGCTTTGGAATCAATGCCCTGATTCAGCGTCAAAGTTTCTATCATCTGGTTCAATATGGTGAACTTGAAGAAAATGCCGAGGGAAAGACTATTTTGCATCTACAAAGTGGTGATTTGCACTTGCAATTAGGCACCTGA
- the murI gene encoding glutamate racemase — MTAIQPLYTLVNPMPHASRDAPIGIFDSGIGGLSVAQEIARHLPNEQILYYADTAHVPYGPRSDQNIRELTAQAIEWLYCQGCKAAVVACNTASAFSLDYLREHYGESFPIIGLVPALKPAVLQSKTKVVAVLATPATFRGNLIKDVIERFAMPTGVKVLPITCLELVPLVEQGLQMSQQCLNTLKKILQPVVEQGADHLVLGCTHYPFLKPAIQTIFGQQLTLVDSGQAVARQTARILIKNELLGEQSCESETRIQCYVSGHNAENLKPILQHLISPTLSWSVQNLKL, encoded by the coding sequence ATGACAGCCATACAGCCCCTTTATACTCTTGTTAACCCTATGCCACATGCGTCGCGGGATGCACCCATTGGGATCTTTGACTCGGGAATTGGCGGGCTGTCAGTAGCTCAGGAAATAGCCCGGCATTTGCCCAATGAACAGATATTATATTATGCCGATACTGCTCATGTTCCCTATGGCCCGCGGAGTGATCAAAATATCCGTGAGCTGACTGCACAGGCGATTGAATGGCTTTATTGCCAAGGCTGCAAAGCGGCAGTAGTGGCCTGTAATACTGCTTCAGCCTTCAGCTTGGATTACCTGCGTGAGCATTATGGGGAGTCTTTTCCGATTATTGGATTGGTACCTGCCTTAAAACCCGCAGTATTACAAAGCAAAACAAAAGTTGTAGCTGTTCTGGCTACGCCGGCCACTTTTCGTGGAAACCTGATTAAAGATGTAATTGAACGTTTTGCCATGCCCACGGGAGTTAAAGTTTTACCTATTACCTGTCTGGAGCTGGTTCCGCTGGTTGAGCAAGGGCTTCAGATGAGCCAGCAGTGTCTGAATACGCTTAAGAAAATTTTGCAGCCTGTAGTTGAGCAGGGAGCAGATCATCTGGTGTTGGGTTGTACCCATTATCCTTTTCTAAAGCCGGCTATCCAGACTATATTCGGACAACAGCTTACTTTAGTTGATTCCGGACAGGCCGTGGCCCGACAAACAGCCCGTATCCTGATAAAAAATGAACTGCTTGGTGAGCAGTCTTGTGAGTCTGAAACCCGGATTCAGTGTTATGTCAGTGGACACAATGCTGAGAATTTGAAACCTATCCTACAGCACTTAATTTCTCCTACATTGAGCTGGAGTGTTCAAAATCTGAAACTTTAA
- a CDS encoding DUF4062 domain-containing protein — protein MLDKRYQVFISTSGSDMQPERIVLAQTLVGMGFFSWGLEQRTPLTTAFARRQIDDCDYVVILLGSQYGEQSVSGVGYMHLEYIYAVSKQKPIIVFMHEQPEARAQELYDQKPELREKFKDFRKQLQQDMDQVFSYRTLRDLEMAVRLNMPQMLERYPVVGWVRPQNTQRLQDEIDQLKEKIAQLETEMGTREHDPLLDLPKVGPREIYTFEYRLHAYQDGNFKELKLQRKLSWAQLLAVLGNTFKSPTPEEYFSKSLNEYLNDTGLSEARLEMPRAHAVARSQINIRALHNIKLQMRQNGWIMPSGRDDRQRMLWKLTPKGQKLIENQHTDFDRIYQYGSRY, from the coding sequence ATGCTCGATAAGCGTTATCAAGTATTCATATCGACCTCGGGTAGTGATATGCAACCTGAGCGCATCGTCTTGGCACAAACTCTGGTGGGGATGGGTTTTTTTTCTTGGGGCCTCGAGCAACGCACACCTTTGACCACAGCATTTGCCCGCCGGCAGATTGATGATTGTGATTATGTCGTAATTTTACTGGGTAGCCAGTATGGTGAGCAGTCTGTCTCTGGCGTGGGATATATGCACCTTGAATATATCTATGCAGTAAGCAAGCAGAAACCGATTATTGTCTTTATGCACGAGCAGCCAGAAGCACGTGCACAAGAGTTGTATGACCAAAAACCAGAATTAAGAGAAAAATTTAAAGATTTCCGTAAACAGCTACAACAGGATATGGATCAGGTTTTCAGCTACCGAACTCTGCGTGATCTGGAAATGGCGGTGCGTCTGAATATGCCACAGATGCTTGAACGTTATCCCGTGGTAGGCTGGGTACGGCCGCAAAATACTCAGCGTTTGCAGGATGAAATTGACCAGCTCAAAGAAAAAATTGCCCAGCTAGAAACTGAAATGGGAACACGTGAACATGACCCATTGTTGGATTTGCCTAAAGTCGGCCCACGCGAGATTTACACTTTTGAGTACCGGTTGCATGCTTATCAGGATGGTAATTTTAAAGAACTAAAGTTGCAGCGTAAATTATCTTGGGCACAACTGCTGGCAGTTCTGGGCAATACCTTCAAATCTCCTACTCCGGAAGAATATTTTTCTAAATCTTTAAATGAGTATTTAAATGATACCGGTTTGTCGGAAGCACGCCTTGAAATGCCACGTGCTCATGCCGTTGCACGTTCACAGATTAATATCCGTGCCTTGCACAATATTAAATTACAGATGCGTCAAAATGGTTGGATTATGCCTAGCGGCCGTGATGACCGACAGCGCATGTTATGGAAACTTACTCCTAAAGGCCAAAAACTGATTGAAAATCAGCATACAGATTTTGATCGTATTTACCAATATGGTTCTAGGTATTAA
- the hemH gene encoding ferrochelatase yields MTPASKAKVTIILANLGTPDAPTVPAVRRFLKQFLSDQRVIEIPKLLWQVILNLFVLPFRPKRVAKAYAQVWNQDSPMREVLFKQVEQMQSRLGSVYPQFELKIIPAMTYGNPGINEVLAKLQADPQDHILLFPLFPQYSATSTAPLYDAVARWIPKQRNLPGLTIIRDYYQHPLFIESLANSVREFQSVHGRAEKLLMSFHGIPQPYADKGDPYAERCRITAQRLAKSLNLQPHEWACSFQSRFGKQEWIKPYTDELLAQWGQEGVKSVQVMSPAFSADCLETLEELAMENAETFKHAGGAEYAYIPALNNREDHLDLLTSLVKANLDTLTQTLAN; encoded by the coding sequence ATGACGCCTGCTTCTAAAGCTAAAGTCACAATTATTCTGGCCAATCTGGGTACTCCAGATGCACCTACTGTTCCAGCAGTACGCCGTTTTCTTAAACAGTTTTTGTCTGATCAGCGTGTTATTGAGATTCCCAAACTGCTCTGGCAAGTCATCCTTAACCTTTTTGTACTGCCATTTCGTCCCAAGCGCGTAGCAAAAGCCTATGCCCAGGTATGGAATCAGGATTCTCCTATGCGTGAAGTCCTGTTTAAACAAGTTGAACAGATGCAAAGCCGTCTTGGTAGCGTATATCCACAGTTTGAACTCAAAATCATACCTGCCATGACCTATGGTAACCCGGGTATTAATGAAGTTCTGGCTAAACTTCAGGCAGATCCACAAGATCATATACTTCTTTTTCCACTTTTCCCACAATATTCGGCGACTTCTACCGCACCACTTTATGACGCAGTAGCCCGCTGGATACCCAAACAGCGTAATCTGCCGGGTCTGACTATTATCCGTGATTATTATCAGCATCCCTTATTTATCGAATCACTGGCAAATAGTGTACGTGAGTTTCAATCTGTACATGGACGTGCTGAAAAACTATTAATGTCATTTCATGGAATTCCACAGCCCTATGCCGATAAGGGCGACCCTTATGCAGAACGTTGCCGGATTACTGCACAGCGCTTAGCGAAAAGCCTGAATCTGCAGCCACATGAATGGGCCTGTAGTTTCCAGTCACGTTTTGGTAAACAGGAATGGATTAAGCCCTATACTGATGAGCTACTTGCACAGTGGGGTCAAGAAGGTGTGAAATCAGTTCAGGTCATGAGTCCTGCATTTTCTGCAGATTGTCTGGAGACCTTGGAAGAGCTGGCTATGGAAAATGCTGAAACATTTAAGCATGCAGGTGGTGCAGAATATGCGTATATTCCGGCGCTGAATAATCGTGAAGACCATCTGGATTTGCTCACCAGTCTGGTTAAGGCTAATCTTGATACATTAACCCAAACCCTAGCCAACTAG
- a CDS encoding MBL fold metallo-hydrolase, whose product MLQVKIVPVTAFAQNCSIVWDAETKEAILIDAGGDAEKLKAEVEALGINVKALWLTHGHLDHAGAVGELANTWDVPVIGPHKEDQFWLDMIQEVSARYGFPIPQPVKVDQWLEGGETLKLGKNEFEVRFTPGHTPGHVIFYNAQHGLLWTGDVLFKGSIGRTDFPRGNHQQLLDSIQRECFTLPDDTQFICGHGPMSTISFEKQHNPFLAGKAG is encoded by the coding sequence ATGTTGCAAGTCAAAATTGTTCCAGTTACTGCGTTTGCCCAGAACTGTTCCATTGTCTGGGATGCAGAAACTAAAGAAGCCATATTGATTGATGCGGGTGGCGATGCTGAAAAGCTAAAGGCAGAAGTCGAGGCATTGGGCATAAATGTTAAAGCACTGTGGCTGACACACGGTCATCTTGACCATGCCGGTGCAGTAGGAGAGCTGGCCAATACGTGGGATGTGCCGGTAATTGGACCGCATAAGGAAGACCAGTTCTGGCTCGATATGATTCAAGAAGTTTCCGCACGTTATGGTTTTCCTATACCGCAGCCTGTTAAGGTAGACCAATGGCTGGAAGGGGGCGAAACACTTAAACTGGGTAAAAATGAATTTGAGGTACGCTTCACACCCGGACATACACCAGGTCACGTAATTTTCTACAATGCACAGCATGGCCTGCTCTGGACGGGAGACGTGCTGTTTAAAGGTTCGATTGGACGAACTGATTTTCCAAGGGGTAACCATCAGCAACTTCTGGATTCAATCCAGCGGGAGTGTTTTACTTTACCAGATGATACACAGTTTATCTGTGGCCATGGTCCGATGAGTACAATTAGTTTTGAAAAACAACATAACCCATTTTTAGCGGGTAAAGCAGGTTAA
- a CDS encoding DNA gyrase inhibitor YacG: MQQRTFPCPRCGKPATWENNEFRPFCSERCKMIDLGAWANEEYRVPTQDSPSRQDSSFEDD; the protein is encoded by the coding sequence ATGCAGCAGCGTACCTTCCCTTGCCCACGCTGTGGCAAACCTGCCACATGGGAAAATAATGAATTCCGGCCTTTTTGTTCAGAACGATGTAAAATGATTGATTTAGGTGCTTGGGCCAATGAAGAATATCGTGTACCAACACAGGATTCGCCCAGCCGACAGGATTCCAGTTTTGAAGATGACTAA